One part of the Archangium lipolyticum genome encodes these proteins:
- a CDS encoding S9 family peptidase → MRILFAAALLFVSAPALAQQPPAKTMTASQDTFLKDFAETRRFMSGRPVNPRITPDEKTVLFLRGQPRAPVQTLFAFDVASGETRELLTPESILKGGEETLTPEEKARRERMRVSSRGFTSYQLSEDGQRILVSLSGKLYVVERSTGKSLELKTGAGVIDPRFSHDGQQVAYVRDNDVFRIELATNKERRVTSGGTAKKTHGLAEFVAQEEMSRFSGWWWSPDAKFIAYTESDTSDVENLSIVDVMHPERGAEDYAYPRPGKNNARVRLGITPVTGGKTVWVQWDAEKYPYLATVDWPKAGSLTVLVQNRTQTEQKLLAVDTATGRTRELLTEKDEAWLELDQTFPKWLESGQGFLWYTERNGGPEVELRKADGSLVRSLVKPEAGFRALARYSEKDGTLYFVGGPNPSESYLWRVKDGGAPEVVRPGTTGPAVESGSVSKSGGLVVITHASPTSMPRTYVARADGTRVGELPSVAVEPGFTPVVEYREVGPLKFQSSLVRPRDMKPGQKLPVIIEVYAGPTVTVVHKSMAPHLLSQWMADQGFLIARFDGRGTPLRGAKWQRAVHLDFSGVTLEDQVAAVQALAAQVPEVDLQRVGIEGWSFGGYMSALAALKRPDFFKAAVAGAPVVDWLDYDTHYTERYLHLPQQHPEAYEKSSLLTYARDTGKGISPLLLMHGTADDNVYFFHTLKLSDALFRAGKPHQLLPLSGLTHMVPDPLVTQRQYEWVMNHFKQHLAK, encoded by the coding sequence ATGCGCATCCTGTTCGCCGCCGCGCTCCTGTTCGTGAGCGCTCCCGCTCTTGCCCAGCAGCCCCCCGCCAAGACCATGACCGCTTCGCAAGACACCTTCCTCAAGGACTTCGCCGAGACGCGCCGCTTCATGAGCGGGCGTCCCGTCAACCCCCGCATCACCCCGGACGAGAAGACGGTCCTCTTCCTGCGCGGCCAGCCCCGCGCTCCCGTCCAGACGCTCTTCGCCTTCGACGTGGCCTCCGGTGAGACGAGGGAGCTGCTCACCCCCGAGTCCATCCTCAAGGGGGGCGAGGAGACGCTCACCCCCGAGGAGAAGGCCCGCCGCGAGCGCATGCGCGTGAGCTCCCGGGGCTTCACCTCCTACCAGCTCTCCGAGGACGGCCAGCGCATCCTCGTGTCGCTCTCCGGCAAGCTCTACGTCGTGGAGCGCTCCACCGGGAAGTCCCTGGAGCTGAAGACGGGCGCGGGCGTCATCGACCCTCGCTTCTCCCACGACGGCCAGCAGGTGGCGTACGTGCGGGACAACGACGTCTTCCGCATCGAGCTTGCCACCAACAAGGAGCGCCGCGTCACCAGCGGAGGCACCGCGAAGAAGACGCACGGCCTGGCCGAGTTCGTCGCCCAGGAGGAGATGAGCCGCTTCTCCGGCTGGTGGTGGAGCCCGGACGCGAAGTTCATCGCCTACACCGAGTCCGACACCTCCGACGTGGAGAACCTCTCCATCGTCGACGTGATGCACCCCGAGCGCGGCGCGGAGGACTACGCGTACCCGCGGCCGGGCAAGAACAACGCCAGGGTGCGCCTGGGCATCACCCCCGTCACGGGCGGGAAGACGGTCTGGGTGCAGTGGGACGCGGAGAAGTACCCCTACCTGGCCACCGTGGACTGGCCGAAGGCGGGCTCCCTCACCGTCCTCGTGCAGAACCGCACGCAGACGGAGCAGAAGCTGCTCGCGGTGGATACGGCCACGGGCAGGACGCGTGAGCTGCTCACCGAGAAGGACGAGGCCTGGCTCGAACTGGATCAGACCTTCCCCAAGTGGCTCGAGAGTGGCCAGGGCTTCCTCTGGTACACCGAGCGCAATGGCGGCCCCGAGGTGGAGCTGCGCAAGGCGGACGGGAGCCTCGTGCGCTCGCTGGTGAAGCCGGAGGCGGGCTTCCGCGCCCTGGCCCGCTACTCGGAGAAGGACGGCACGCTCTACTTCGTCGGCGGCCCCAACCCCTCCGAGAGCTACCTGTGGCGCGTGAAGGACGGCGGCGCCCCCGAGGTGGTGCGTCCCGGCACCACCGGCCCGGCCGTGGAGAGCGGCAGCGTGTCCAAGTCCGGTGGCCTCGTCGTCATCACGCACGCGAGCCCCACCTCCATGCCGCGCACCTACGTGGCGCGCGCGGACGGCACCCGCGTGGGCGAGCTGCCCTCCGTGGCCGTGGAGCCCGGCTTCACCCCCGTCGTCGAGTACCGCGAGGTGGGCCCGCTGAAGTTCCAGTCCTCGCTGGTGCGCCCGCGCGACATGAAGCCCGGCCAGAAGCTGCCCGTCATCATCGAGGTGTACGCTGGCCCCACCGTCACCGTCGTCCACAAGAGCATGGCTCCGCACCTGCTGTCGCAGTGGATGGCGGACCAGGGCTTCCTCATCGCCCGCTTCGATGGCCGGGGCACTCCGCTGCGCGGCGCGAAGTGGCAGCGCGCCGTGCACCTCGACTTCTCCGGCGTGACGCTGGAGGACCAGGTCGCCGCCGTCCAGGCGCTCGCCGCCCAGGTGCCCGAGGTGGACCTGCAGCGCGTGGGCATCGAGGGCTGGAGCTTTGGCGGCTACATGTCCGCGCTCGCCGCCCTCAAGCGCCCGGACTTCTTCAAGGCCGCGGTGGCCGGCGCTCCCGTGGTGGACTGGCTCGACTACGACACCCACTACACCGAGCGCTACCTCCACCTGCCCCAGCAGCACCCCGAGGCCTATGAGAAGAGCTCGTTGCTCACCTACGCGCGTGACACGGGCAAGGGCATCTCCCCGCTGCTCCTCATGCACGGCACCGCGGACGACAACGTCTACTTCTTCCACACGCTCAAGCTGTCCGACGCCCTCTTCCGCGCCGGCAAGCCGCACCAGCTGCTGCCCCTCAGCGGCCTCACGCACATGGTGCCGGATCCGCTCGTCACCCAGCGTCAGTACGAGTGGGTGATGAACCACTTCAAGCAGCACCTGGCGAAGTAG
- a CDS encoding 2-oxoglutarate dehydrogenase E1 component, translating to MANFQDSYLSGGNIDFIEGLYARYLEDPSSVDPSWRELFERNDGAGRPIFNRTLIEPPAPVVPGKEGKEGKGAKAAPAPAAAAVALAPQTAPTVAFEQDMKLQSRVDQVISAFRLRGHLRAKLDPLGRPRPPLEHVADVGLVDDSHFSTTELEQMVESSNVFAEARVKLKELMGRLRRTYTGSIGVEFMHMLDSERRRWLLRRMEYTENRTEFTVEEQRHILTKLSYAEGFENFLHTKFVGAKRFALDGGEALVPMMDAVLEVGGDLGLREVVIGMAHRGRLNVLTNILGKKPDQIFSEFEGPKDPKQHMGRGDVKYHMGFSSDHGTRGGQSIHLSLAFNPSHLEAVNPVVEGRVRAKQDRGGDGERTKVMPLLIHGDAAFIGQGVVAETLNLARLKGYETGGTLHLVINNQVGFTTDPSDSRSSIYSTALAQMLDVPIFHVNGDDPEACVHVARLVAEYRQTFKSDVVIDLVCYRRYGHNEGDDPSFTQPAMYDIIRKHPTVRTLYAQQLAEKGRVPADESEAIKQRCLQEFDAALSRARAESQFKEPNALEGLWKPYKGGPESGVPDVTTGVSKETLRSALAKLTEVPEGFNVHRDVERTVLKKRQSMLQTEELQWSEGESLAYATLLSEGYMVRVSGQDVERGTFSHRHAVLNDVKTGEKFVPLRQFTTGKARFDIYNSPLSEMGVLGFEYGYSLDVPDGLIIWEAQFGDFANGAQIIIDQFIAAGESKWRRLSGITLLLPHGYEGQGPEHSSARLERFLSLSAQDNIQVAYPTTPAQIFHLLRRQVLRPLRKPLVVMSPKSLLRRPEAVSKLDELTSGTFQEVIPDKVDPAGVTRLLLCSGKVYYDLVKARDERKDDSIAIVRLEQLYPFPFDELAGLVAKMPKLTELFWVQEEPRNSGAWHFMFPRLHDLAAARGQGPLKLGYIGRAEAASPATGFTQTHNLEQQLIVEEAILRGTKNGR from the coding sequence ATGGCGAATTTCCAGGACTCGTACCTCTCCGGCGGAAACATCGACTTCATCGAGGGGCTCTACGCGCGCTACCTCGAGGATCCGTCCAGCGTGGACCCGAGCTGGCGCGAGTTGTTCGAGCGCAACGACGGCGCCGGCCGGCCCATCTTCAACCGCACCCTCATCGAGCCGCCCGCGCCCGTGGTGCCGGGCAAGGAGGGCAAAGAGGGCAAGGGAGCCAAGGCGGCGCCGGCTCCGGCCGCCGCCGCGGTGGCGCTGGCCCCGCAGACGGCCCCCACGGTGGCCTTCGAGCAGGACATGAAGCTGCAGTCCCGGGTGGATCAGGTCATCTCGGCCTTCCGCCTGCGCGGCCACCTGCGCGCGAAGCTCGACCCCCTCGGCCGGCCGCGCCCGCCCCTGGAGCACGTGGCCGACGTGGGCCTGGTGGACGACTCGCACTTCTCCACCACCGAGCTGGAGCAGATGGTGGAGAGCTCCAACGTCTTCGCCGAGGCGCGGGTGAAGCTCAAGGAGCTGATGGGCCGGCTGCGCCGCACGTACACCGGCTCCATCGGCGTCGAGTTCATGCACATGCTCGACAGCGAGCGGCGGCGCTGGCTGCTGCGGCGCATGGAGTACACCGAGAACCGCACGGAGTTCACGGTGGAGGAGCAGCGCCACATCCTCACCAAGCTGTCCTACGCCGAGGGCTTCGAGAACTTCCTGCACACCAAGTTCGTCGGCGCCAAGCGCTTCGCGCTCGATGGCGGTGAGGCCCTGGTGCCCATGATGGACGCGGTGCTCGAGGTGGGCGGCGACCTGGGCCTGCGCGAGGTCGTCATCGGCATGGCCCACCGCGGCCGCCTCAACGTGCTGACGAACATCCTGGGCAAGAAGCCGGACCAGATCTTCAGCGAGTTCGAGGGCCCGAAGGATCCCAAGCAGCACATGGGCCGTGGCGACGTGAAGTACCACATGGGCTTCAGCTCGGACCACGGCACGCGTGGCGGGCAGAGCATCCACCTGTCGCTGGCCTTCAACCCCAGCCACCTGGAGGCGGTGAATCCGGTGGTGGAGGGCCGCGTGCGCGCCAAGCAGGATCGCGGCGGAGACGGCGAGCGCACCAAGGTGATGCCGCTGCTCATCCACGGCGACGCGGCCTTCATCGGCCAGGGCGTGGTGGCCGAGACGCTCAACCTGGCGCGGCTCAAGGGCTACGAGACGGGCGGCACGCTGCACCTGGTCATCAACAACCAGGTGGGCTTCACCACGGATCCGTCCGACTCGCGCAGCTCCATCTACTCCACGGCGCTGGCGCAGATGCTGGACGTCCCCATCTTCCACGTGAACGGGGACGACCCGGAGGCGTGCGTCCACGTGGCGCGCCTGGTGGCCGAGTACCGGCAGACCTTCAAGAGCGACGTGGTCATCGACCTGGTCTGCTACCGCCGCTACGGCCACAACGAGGGCGACGACCCCTCGTTCACCCAGCCGGCGATGTACGACATCATCCGCAAGCACCCCACGGTGCGCACGCTCTACGCGCAGCAGCTGGCGGAGAAGGGCCGCGTGCCCGCGGACGAGTCCGAGGCCATCAAGCAGCGCTGCCTGCAGGAGTTCGACGCGGCGCTCAGCCGCGCCCGCGCGGAGAGCCAGTTCAAGGAGCCCAACGCGCTCGAGGGCCTGTGGAAGCCCTACAAGGGCGGGCCCGAGTCGGGCGTGCCCGACGTCACCACCGGGGTGAGCAAGGAGACGCTGCGCTCCGCCCTGGCGAAGCTGACCGAGGTGCCCGAGGGCTTCAACGTCCACCGCGACGTGGAGCGCACGGTGCTCAAGAAGCGCCAGAGCATGTTGCAGACCGAGGAGTTGCAGTGGAGCGAGGGCGAGTCGCTGGCCTACGCCACGCTGCTGTCCGAGGGCTACATGGTCCGCGTGAGCGGCCAGGACGTGGAGCGCGGCACCTTCAGCCACCGCCACGCCGTGCTGAATGACGTGAAGACGGGCGAGAAGTTCGTGCCGCTGCGGCAGTTCACCACCGGCAAGGCCCGCTTCGACATCTACAACAGCCCCCTGTCCGAGATGGGCGTGCTGGGCTTCGAGTACGGCTACAGCCTGGACGTGCCCGACGGCCTCATCATCTGGGAGGCCCAGTTCGGTGACTTCGCCAACGGCGCTCAAATCATCATCGACCAGTTCATCGCCGCCGGTGAGAGCAAGTGGCGGCGGCTCAGCGGCATCACGCTGCTGCTGCCGCACGGCTACGAGGGCCAGGGTCCCGAGCACTCCAGCGCCCGCCTGGAGCGCTTCCTCAGCCTGAGCGCCCAGGACAACATCCAGGTCGCCTACCCCACCACGCCCGCGCAGATCTTCCACCTGCTGCGGCGCCAGGTGCTGCGCCCGCTGCGCAAGCCGCTCGTCGTCATGTCGCCCAAGAGCCTGCTGCGCCGCCCCGAGGCGGTGAGCAAGCTGGACGAGCTGACCAGCGGCACCTTCCAAGAGGTCATCCCGGACAAGGTGGACCCGGCCGGCGTCACGCGGCTCCTGCTGTGCAGTGGCAAGGTCTACTACGACCTGGTCAAGGCCCGGGACGAGCGCAAGGACGACTCCATCGCCATCGTGCGCCTGGAGCAGCTCTACCCCTTCCCCTTCGACGAGCTGGCAGGCCTCGTCGCGAAGATGCCGAAGCTCACCGAGCTCTTCTGGGTCCAGGAGGAGCCTCGCAACTCGGGTGCCTGGCACTTCATGTTCCCCCGCCTGCACGACCTGGCCGCCGCTCGAGGCCAGGGTCCACTGAAGCTGGGCTACATCGGCCGCGCGGAGGCCGCCAGCCCCGCCACCGGCTTCACACAGACGCACAACCTCGAGCAGCAGCTCATCGTCGAGGAAGCCATCCTCCGAGGAACCAAGAATGGCCGTTGA
- the fabI gene encoding enoyl-ACP reductase FabI, whose protein sequence is MLLQGKKLLITGVLTPQSLAYGIAEHALEQGADIILTGFGRARSLTERSAKRLKAGTEVLELDVSNPAHFPALTEALRQRWGRVDGVLHSIAYAPEDALGGNFLNTPWESVQTAFRISAFSLKELAVAAMPLMTQGGSIVTLDFDNRVAWPIYDWMGVCKAALESTVRYLARDLGPKGIRVNALAAGPLATVAAKGIPGFKALEKGWGTQAPLGWDARNSHDMVARTACALLSDWLPSTTGEMVHVDGGYHAIGAPPVSPDPEEKEGGGESGSTGSAG, encoded by the coding sequence ATGCTGCTGCAGGGCAAGAAGCTCCTCATTACCGGAGTGCTCACCCCCCAGTCGCTCGCCTACGGAATTGCCGAGCACGCGCTGGAGCAGGGGGCGGACATCATCCTCACCGGCTTTGGCCGGGCGCGTTCCCTCACGGAGCGCAGCGCCAAGCGCCTCAAGGCGGGCACCGAGGTGCTGGAGCTGGATGTTTCCAACCCCGCCCACTTTCCCGCCCTCACCGAGGCCCTGCGCCAGCGCTGGGGCCGGGTGGACGGCGTGCTGCACTCCATCGCCTACGCTCCCGAGGACGCGCTCGGCGGCAACTTCCTCAACACCCCCTGGGAGAGTGTGCAGACCGCGTTCCGCATCTCGGCGTTCTCCCTCAAGGAGCTGGCCGTGGCGGCCATGCCGCTGATGACCCAGGGCGGCTCCATCGTCACGCTGGACTTCGACAACCGCGTGGCCTGGCCCATCTACGACTGGATGGGGGTGTGCAAGGCGGCCCTGGAGTCCACCGTGCGCTACCTGGCGCGCGACCTGGGGCCCAAGGGCATCCGGGTCAATGCCCTGGCCGCCGGCCCGCTGGCCACCGTGGCGGCCAAGGGAATTCCGGGTTTCAAGGCCCTCGAGAAGGGGTGGGGCACCCAGGCGCCCCTGGGGTGGGATGCCCGCAACAGCCATGACATGGTGGCTCGCACCGCATGTGCGCTCCTCTCCGACTGGCTGCCCTCCACCACGGGAGAGATGGTGCACGTGGACGGCGGCTACCACGCCATCGGCGCGCCCCCGGTGAGCCCGGACCCGGAGGAGAAGGAAGGTGGCGGCGAGTCCGGCTCCACCGGCTCGGCCGGCTGA
- a CDS encoding response regulator has protein sequence MSANILLVDDSPTVRNILKIYLMNLKMGFVEAEDATRALQLLRLVPVKLVIADINMPGMDGITFVKQVRMSPLAQVRDVPVILLTGERGGDLRQRGVEAGANAFINKPVSHHDLTETVRKFLAQN, from the coding sequence TTGAGCGCCAACATCCTCCTCGTGGATGACAGCCCGACCGTACGCAACATCCTCAAGATCTACCTCATGAACCTGAAGATGGGGTTCGTCGAGGCGGAGGATGCGACGCGGGCACTGCAGCTGCTCCGGCTGGTACCGGTGAAGCTGGTCATCGCGGACATCAACATGCCCGGCATGGACGGCATCACCTTCGTCAAGCAGGTGCGCATGAGCCCCCTGGCTCAGGTGCGCGACGTCCCCGTCATCCTCCTCACGGGGGAGCGGGGCGGAGACCTGCGCCAGCGAGGCGTCGAAGCCGGAGCCAATGCCTTCATCAACAAGCCCGTCTCGCATCACGATCTGACAGAGACCGTGCGCAAGTTCCTGGCCCAGAACTGA
- a CDS encoding UPF0489 family protein has translation MDDSQRHLRLAGVIRLALGGGRGPADAYVFDPHRLALPAWACALGEDGPAALLVTLDRHLDLVVPVAPGAVPDRSAGLRALDEHARWALDVRNYDHVLAAMEAGLVGDALVIARGRPRGTYSGDVYVDTRGRSHRLVVVPTVDRAAEAFNAPAPGDAVREVLEVAERVLLDVDLDCFTSLSDADPTTVLPWPRGVIREYLLPPDSESFWEAVLGRCVALTLAREPHHCGGLLASGELFRDVAEVLFRELLGTDPP, from the coding sequence ATGGACGATTCACAGAGACACCTGCGTCTGGCGGGCGTCATCCGGCTGGCGCTCGGCGGTGGACGGGGGCCGGCGGATGCGTACGTCTTCGATCCGCACCGGCTGGCCCTGCCCGCGTGGGCCTGTGCGCTCGGGGAGGACGGACCGGCGGCGCTGCTGGTGACGCTGGACCGGCACCTGGACCTGGTGGTGCCGGTGGCGCCCGGGGCGGTGCCGGATCGCTCGGCGGGGCTGAGGGCCCTGGACGAGCACGCGCGGTGGGCCCTGGACGTGCGCAACTACGACCACGTGCTGGCGGCGATGGAGGCGGGGCTGGTGGGGGACGCCCTCGTGATTGCCCGGGGACGGCCCCGGGGGACGTACTCGGGAGACGTGTACGTGGACACGCGCGGGCGCTCGCACCGGCTGGTGGTGGTGCCCACGGTGGACCGGGCGGCGGAGGCCTTCAACGCACCCGCCCCCGGAGACGCGGTGCGCGAGGTGCTGGAGGTGGCGGAGCGGGTGTTGCTGGACGTGGACCTGGACTGCTTCACCAGCCTGAGCGACGCGGACCCGACGACGGTGCTGCCCTGGCCCCGGGGTGTCATCCGTGAGTACCTCCTGCCACCGGACTCGGAGTCCTTCTGGGAGGCGGTGCTGGGCAGGTGCGTGGCGCTGACGCTGGCCAGGGAGCCGCACCACTGTGGCGGGCTGCTTGCCTCGGGAGAGCTCTTCCGGGACGTGGCGGAGGTGCTCTTCCGGGAGTTGCTGGGAACAGATCCGCCTTAA
- a CDS encoding cold-shock protein yields MATGTVKWFNDAKGFGFIVQDGGGEDVFCHHTAINMDGFRTLAEGQKVEFELARGPKGLQAQNVRAV; encoded by the coding sequence ATGGCAACTGGTACCGTGAAGTGGTTCAACGACGCGAAGGGCTTCGGATTCATCGTGCAGGACGGCGGTGGTGAGGACGTGTTCTGCCACCACACCGCCATCAACATGGACGGGTTCCGGACCCTCGCCGAGGGGCAGAAGGTGGAGTTCGAGCTGGCTCGCGGTCCCAAGGGACTGCAGGCTCAGAACGTTCGCGCGGTTTGA
- a CDS encoding methyl-accepting chemotaxis protein — translation MNGSPPQTVPPDLLRRIFLVVSAWLAPSAPISVYLVGLSLGLSAQDILWTMIHLLPPAFLVAGVLMTWTGMSMLLRRNFSPLPGEPPHERLIRLQMLPWKLSFVGTQVAYLLGGALVTIPLVLRFNKSPMHVGIGLLVAAAFSQSLSLPVGIKLEKILMPYVVEEQNRVRVRAMGRGAFWPRQRWYLPYAFASTLTSTVVLTALVVILQTLELRDSETRAILADPTIPHGQAALIAERIHGFSNTLLSSMGPPLLTLGAFILLVPSLTAWLLARRQVRAATAVQAAIEALAHGKPFPPAWASTDEMGDLAAGMVEVLEGLQEIPTRLHASASLLLSAGTALGSASHQQRQHLTEQAAVLQQAQITSEEIRTTSELASFKAETVLRVAGHAEQLGRYGEESLERTLTGLSTIGDFVDGIRGKVLRLHESATQIANIAVTVKDLADQSHLLALNASIEAAHAGDQGTGFAVVASEIRKLADQSIRETSLIRKSLLDIGTAIRDVVSMSEQGALQVAGGLEMVRSSGENLREMSLIIQENAAAVRQIASAVNQQNRGISHIFNAIAHLSAGMDETMKRLDTTLQATETLQAVTREVTEIARRYQLKRQDPPA, via the coding sequence ATGAACGGCTCCCCCCCGCAGACCGTCCCCCCTGACCTGCTCCGACGGATCTTCCTCGTCGTGTCGGCGTGGCTCGCGCCCTCGGCGCCCATCTCCGTCTACCTCGTCGGGTTGTCGCTCGGGTTGTCGGCCCAGGACATCCTCTGGACCATGATTCACCTGCTCCCCCCGGCGTTCCTGGTGGCGGGTGTGCTCATGACCTGGACGGGCATGTCCATGCTGCTGCGCCGGAACTTCAGCCCGCTCCCCGGCGAGCCCCCCCACGAGCGCCTCATCCGCCTGCAGATGCTTCCCTGGAAGCTCTCGTTCGTGGGGACGCAGGTGGCCTACCTCCTGGGCGGTGCCCTCGTCACCATTCCGCTGGTGCTCCGGTTCAACAAGAGCCCCATGCACGTGGGGATCGGGCTGCTCGTGGCCGCCGCCTTCTCCCAGTCCCTGTCCCTGCCCGTGGGCATCAAGCTCGAGAAGATCCTGATGCCCTACGTGGTCGAGGAGCAGAACCGCGTGCGGGTGCGCGCCATGGGCCGGGGGGCCTTCTGGCCGCGGCAGCGCTGGTACCTGCCCTACGCGTTCGCCTCCACCCTGACGAGCACCGTGGTGCTCACGGCGCTGGTGGTCATCCTCCAGACGCTCGAGCTGCGCGACTCCGAGACGCGGGCCATCCTCGCCGACCCCACCATCCCCCACGGCCAGGCCGCGCTGATCGCCGAGAGGATCCATGGCTTCAGCAACACCCTGCTCTCGTCGATGGGGCCTCCGCTGTTGACGCTCGGCGCCTTCATCCTGCTCGTTCCCTCGCTCACCGCCTGGCTGCTGGCGCGCCGGCAGGTGCGGGCGGCGACGGCGGTGCAGGCGGCCATCGAGGCGCTGGCCCACGGCAAGCCCTTCCCCCCCGCCTGGGCCTCCACCGATGAGATGGGAGACCTGGCGGCGGGCATGGTCGAGGTCCTGGAGGGGCTCCAGGAGATTCCCACCCGCCTGCACGCCTCGGCCAGCCTGCTGCTCTCGGCGGGTACGGCGCTCGGCTCGGCGAGCCACCAGCAACGCCAGCACCTGACCGAGCAGGCCGCCGTGCTCCAGCAGGCGCAGATCACCTCGGAGGAGATCCGCACCACCTCCGAGCTGGCCTCCTTCAAGGCCGAGACCGTGCTGCGCGTGGCCGGCCACGCGGAGCAGCTCGGGCGCTATGGCGAGGAGTCCCTGGAGCGGACCCTGACGGGGCTGAGCACCATTGGAGACTTCGTGGACGGCATCCGCGGCAAGGTGCTGCGGCTGCACGAGAGCGCCACGCAGATCGCCAACATCGCCGTCACGGTGAAGGACCTGGCCGACCAGTCCCACCTGCTGGCGCTCAACGCCTCCATCGAGGCCGCGCACGCGGGAGACCAGGGCACGGGCTTCGCCGTGGTGGCCAGTGAGATCCGCAAGCTGGCCGATCAATCCATCCGGGAGACGTCCCTCATCCGCAAGAGCCTGCTGGACATCGGCACCGCCATCCGGGACGTGGTCTCCATGAGCGAGCAGGGCGCCCTGCAGGTCGCGGGCGGACTGGAGATGGTGCGCTCGTCCGGGGAGAACCTGCGCGAGATGTCGCTGATCATCCAGGAGAACGCCGCGGCCGTGCGGCAGATCGCCAGCGCCGTGAACCAGCAGAACAGGGGCATCTCGCACATCTTCAACGCCATCGCCCACCTGTCGGCCGGCATGGACGAGACGATGAAGCGTCTGGACACCACGCTGCAGGCCACCGAGACGCTCCAGGCCGTCACCCGGGAGGTGACGGAGATCGCCCGCAGGTACCAGCTCAAGCGCCAGGACCCCCCGGCATGA
- the odhB gene encoding 2-oxoglutarate dehydrogenase complex dihydrolipoyllysine-residue succinyltransferase, whose amino-acid sequence MAVELKVPPLGESITEAVVGKWNKKKGDAVSADEPLVVLETDKVTIDVPAPAAGSIVTIAFNEGDKVRVGDVLGTIEAGAGATATAPQAPAAAPAPVAAAAPAPAASASSDARMTPTARKIAEENKVDVAQLKGSGTGGRITKEDVLGQLNRPAEAPAQRAPAPAPAPSGPRARADREERVKMTPLRRRVAERLIQAQSTAAILTTFNEVDMGAVMDLRKQYNEKFQARHGIKLGFMSFFVRAAVEALKAFPQVNAEIDGDDVIFKHYYDIGVAVSGSRGLVVPVVRDADTLSLADLEKKIGDYGTRARNDKLTLAELQGGTFTISNGGIFGSMLSTPILNPPQTGILGMHNIVERPVARNGQVVIRPIMYLALSYDHRLIDGREAVQFLVRVKECIEDPTRLLLEI is encoded by the coding sequence ATGGCCGTTGAACTGAAAGTCCCGCCCCTGGGCGAGTCCATCACTGAAGCCGTCGTCGGGAAGTGGAACAAGAAGAAGGGCGACGCGGTCTCCGCGGACGAGCCCCTCGTCGTCCTGGAGACCGACAAGGTCACCATCGACGTGCCCGCCCCCGCCGCCGGCTCCATCGTCACCATCGCCTTCAACGAGGGCGACAAGGTGCGCGTGGGCGACGTGCTGGGCACCATCGAGGCCGGCGCTGGCGCCACCGCCACCGCCCCCCAGGCTCCCGCCGCCGCTCCGGCTCCCGTCGCGGCCGCGGCTCCGGCTCCCGCCGCCTCGGCCTCGTCCGATGCGCGCATGACGCCCACCGCCCGGAAGATCGCCGAGGAGAACAAGGTGGACGTGGCCCAGCTCAAGGGCTCCGGCACCGGCGGCCGCATCACCAAGGAGGACGTGCTCGGTCAGCTCAACCGCCCGGCCGAGGCTCCCGCCCAGCGCGCTCCGGCTCCCGCTCCCGCCCCCTCCGGTCCGCGCGCCCGCGCTGACCGCGAGGAGCGCGTGAAGATGACGCCGCTGCGCCGCCGCGTGGCCGAGCGCCTCATCCAGGCCCAGTCCACCGCCGCCATCCTCACCACCTTCAACGAGGTGGACATGGGCGCGGTGATGGACCTGCGCAAGCAGTACAACGAGAAGTTCCAGGCCAGGCACGGCATCAAGCTGGGCTTCATGAGCTTCTTCGTGCGCGCGGCCGTCGAGGCCCTCAAGGCCTTCCCCCAGGTCAACGCGGAGATCGACGGCGACGACGTCATCTTCAAGCACTACTACGACATCGGCGTGGCGGTGAGCGGCTCGCGCGGCCTCGTGGTGCCCGTCGTTCGTGACGCGGACACCCTGTCGCTCGCCGACCTGGAGAAGAAGATCGGCGACTACGGCACCCGCGCTCGCAACGACAAGCTGACGCTCGCGGAGCTGCAGGGCGGCACCTTCACCATCTCCAACGGCGGCATCTTCGGCTCGATGCTCTCCACCCCCATCCTCAACCCGCCCCAGACGGGCATCCTGGGGATGCACAACATCGTGGAGCGCCCCGTGGCCCGCAACGGCCAGGTCGTCATCCGGCCCATCATGTACCTGGCCCTCTCCTACGACCACCGCCTCATCGACGGCCGCGAGGCCGTTCAGTTCCTCGTGCGCGTCAAGGAGTGCATCGAGGACCCCACTCGGCTCCTGCTGGAAATTTGA